The Achromobacter deleyi genome has a window encoding:
- a CDS encoding glutathione S-transferase, producing the protein MKIFYSPASPFVRKCMVIAHELGLADRIEKLPSAAGPVARDQTIIPANPLGQVPTFITDDGQALFDSPVVCEYLNDLGGGSLFPTGKTRWQVLTEQSMADGMLGAALLARYETVLRPETLRWDSWIEGQLGKVRDGLALIEKNAASLEGRLDIGTITIGCALGYLDFRFPDLDWRASHPATAAWYETFSQRPSMQATKP; encoded by the coding sequence ATGAAAATCTTCTACTCCCCCGCCTCCCCCTTCGTACGCAAATGCATGGTCATCGCGCATGAACTCGGCCTTGCCGATCGCATCGAAAAGCTGCCCAGCGCCGCCGGCCCCGTCGCGCGCGACCAGACCATCATCCCCGCCAATCCCCTGGGCCAGGTCCCGACCTTCATTACCGACGACGGCCAGGCCTTGTTCGACAGCCCCGTGGTCTGCGAATACCTGAACGACCTGGGCGGCGGCTCGCTGTTCCCCACCGGCAAGACCCGCTGGCAGGTGCTGACCGAACAATCGATGGCCGACGGCATGCTGGGCGCGGCGCTGCTGGCCCGCTACGAGACCGTGCTGCGCCCCGAAACGCTGCGCTGGGACAGCTGGATAGAAGGCCAGTTGGGCAAGGTCCGCGACGGCCTGGCGCTCATCGAAAAGAACGCCGCCTCGCTGGAAGGCCGCCTGGACATCGGCACCATCACCATCGGCTGCGCGCTGGGCTACCTGGATTTCCGCTTCCCCGACCTGGACTGGCGCGCCTCCCACCCGGCCACCGCCGCCTGGTACGAAACCTTCAGCCAGCGCCCGTCCATGCAGGCCACCAAGCCCTGA
- a CDS encoding carbonic anhydrase yields the protein MFPKRLTEGYQSFLDGRFHAESSRYQKLAESGQSPEILIIGCCDSRVSPEVIFDAGPGEMFVVRNVANLVPPCEPDSESSYHGTSAAIEFAVNGLNVKHIVVLGHASCGGIRSFFDDAKPLTKGDFIGKWMSQIEPVAARLGPGTGDRQANLKRLELATVEHSLNNLMTFPSIRRRVEKGELELHGTYFGVATGVLFLRDPDTGEFNPCLETGIKE from the coding sequence ATGTTTCCCAAAAGACTCACCGAAGGCTACCAATCATTCCTGGACGGCCGTTTCCACGCGGAAAGCAGCCGCTACCAGAAGCTGGCCGAATCTGGGCAAAGCCCGGAAATCCTGATCATCGGCTGTTGCGACTCGCGCGTGTCGCCCGAAGTCATCTTCGACGCCGGCCCCGGCGAAATGTTCGTGGTGCGCAACGTCGCTAACCTCGTGCCGCCCTGCGAGCCCGATTCGGAATCGTCGTACCACGGCACCAGCGCCGCCATCGAATTCGCGGTCAACGGCCTGAACGTCAAGCATATCGTCGTGCTGGGTCACGCCTCCTGCGGCGGCATCCGCTCCTTCTTCGACGATGCGAAGCCGCTCACCAAGGGCGACTTCATCGGCAAATGGATGTCGCAGATCGAACCCGTGGCCGCGCGCCTGGGCCCCGGCACCGGCGACCGCCAGGCCAACCTGAAGCGCCTTGAGCTGGCAACGGTTGAGCACAGCCTGAACAACCTGATGACCTTCCCGTCCATCCGCCGCCGCGTCGAAAAAGGCGAACTGGAACTGCACGGCACCTACTTCGGCGTCGCCACCGGCGTGCTGTTCCTGCGCGACCCCGACACCGGCGAATTCAATCCCTGCCTGGAAACCGGCATCAAGGAATAA
- a CDS encoding FxLYD domain-containing protein: MKKPALALLVLLAGLSGGAGAQSLAYGITLGNVQAVRDTNQNLSTITGYLANQSARHVNSVLLTYVLYDAQDREIGRVREDVIGPLAPGQIKVVKAVTPLQFTRVTALDVAAR, from the coding sequence ATGAAAAAACCTGCCCTTGCCTTGCTCGTCCTGCTTGCCGGCCTGTCCGGCGGCGCCGGCGCGCAAAGCCTGGCCTACGGCATCACGTTGGGCAACGTCCAGGCCGTGCGCGACACCAACCAGAACCTGTCCACCATCACCGGCTACCTGGCCAACCAGTCCGCGCGCCACGTCAACAGCGTCCTGCTGACCTACGTGCTGTACGACGCGCAAGACCGCGAGATCGGCCGGGTGCGCGAAGATGTCATCGGCCCCCTGGCGCCAGGCCAGATCAAGGTCGTCAAGGCGGTGACGCCGCTGCAATTCACGCGCGTCACCGCGCTGGACGTGGCCGCCCGATAG
- a CDS encoding PsiF family protein, whose amino-acid sequence MLSRTSQLASAILLSACFAGAYAQTPAAPAKTPTPQQQRMADCNKSAEGKKGDERKTYMSSCLKGEEPAKQLTPQQQKMKDCNAKAAEQKLTGDTRKTFMSTCLKG is encoded by the coding sequence ATGCTTTCCCGTACTAGCCAGTTGGCCTCGGCCATCCTGTTGTCCGCATGTTTTGCCGGGGCCTACGCCCAGACCCCCGCCGCTCCCGCCAAGACGCCAACGCCGCAGCAGCAGCGCATGGCGGACTGCAACAAGTCCGCGGAAGGCAAGAAGGGCGACGAGCGCAAGACCTACATGAGCAGTTGCCTGAAGGGCGAAGAGCCCGCCAAGCAATTGACCCCGCAGCAGCAGAAGATGAAGGACTGCAATGCCAAGGCAGCTGAACAGAAGCTGACTGGCGACACGCGCAAGACGTTCATGAGCACCTGCCTGAAAGGCTGA
- a CDS encoding cyclase family protein: protein MQRWKHRPEGSNWGDFGPDDQLGRLNLITEEQVLKGAREIRAGKTFCLSLPLDLPGGNVLNPRRHPPQLSPTKLKDTPYLNFPLRNVNPDAVDVLSDDQVLLSMQYSTQWDALAHVGALFDADGDGKPELRYYNGFQAGVDVVGPADGDHTGCGCNSGGPSAALKLGVENLAQKGMQGRGVLLDLFRHYGAGRTLIGHAELMHVLETDKITVERGDMLVLRTGYAEAVVAMNGTPDPEVLHTYGAALDGTDAALLQWITDSGIAAICADNYAVEAYPAREKTGPRAMLPLHHHCLFKLGLPLAELWYLKDLADFLHANGRHHFMLTAPPLRLPHAIGSPVTPIATV, encoded by the coding sequence ATGCAACGCTGGAAGCACCGGCCCGAAGGCTCCAACTGGGGCGACTTCGGGCCCGACGACCAACTCGGCCGCCTGAATCTCATCACCGAAGAACAGGTCCTGAAGGGCGCGCGCGAGATCCGCGCCGGCAAGACTTTCTGCCTGTCGCTGCCGCTGGACCTGCCCGGCGGCAACGTGCTCAATCCGCGCCGCCATCCGCCGCAGCTGAGCCCCACGAAGCTCAAGGACACGCCGTACCTGAACTTTCCGCTCAGGAACGTCAACCCGGATGCGGTGGACGTGCTGAGCGACGACCAGGTGCTGCTGTCCATGCAGTACTCCACCCAGTGGGACGCGCTGGCGCACGTGGGCGCCCTGTTCGACGCCGACGGCGACGGCAAACCCGAGCTGCGCTACTACAACGGCTTTCAGGCCGGCGTCGACGTGGTCGGCCCCGCCGACGGCGACCACACCGGCTGCGGCTGCAACAGCGGCGGCCCCTCGGCCGCGCTGAAGCTGGGCGTGGAAAACCTGGCCCAGAAAGGCATGCAGGGCCGCGGCGTGCTGCTGGACCTGTTCCGCCACTACGGCGCCGGCCGCACCCTGATCGGCCACGCGGAGCTGATGCACGTGCTGGAAACCGACAAGATCACGGTCGAACGCGGCGACATGCTGGTGCTGCGCACCGGCTACGCCGAAGCCGTCGTCGCCATGAACGGCACGCCCGATCCCGAGGTGCTCCACACCTACGGCGCCGCGCTGGACGGCACCGATGCGGCCTTGCTGCAATGGATCACGGACAGCGGCATCGCCGCCATCTGCGCCGACAACTACGCGGTGGAAGCCTATCCCGCCCGCGAAAAGACCGGCCCGCGCGCCATGCTGCCGCTGCACCATCACTGCCTGTTCAAGCTGGGCCTGCCGCTGGCCGAGCTCTGGTACCTGAAGGACCTGGCCGACTTCCTGCACGCCAACGGCCGCCACCACTTCATGCTGACCGCGCCGCCGCTGAGGCTGCCGCATGCCATCGGTTCGCCGGTCACGCCCATCGCGACGGTGTAA
- the pcaD gene encoding 3-oxoadipate enol-lactonase produces MSYADLSQARLFYVIDGPADAPVLVLSNSLGTCSDMWARQIPELTKHFRVLRYDTRGHGKSSIPEGEYSFEQLGNDVAELLAHLDIKRAHFCGLSMGGPTGLWLALARPELIGKLVLCNTAARIGSAEGWSTRIAAVADQTLEKMAPTLVERWLTDGYRAAEPGLTQVLIDMLRRTPDAGYSGNCAALRDADFREQVSSIQAPTLVIGGTHDLAATPAQGRELAAAIPGARYVELNTSHISNWEQPEAFTRAVVDFLTE; encoded by the coding sequence ATGTCTTACGCCGATCTCAGCCAGGCACGGCTGTTCTACGTCATCGATGGCCCCGCCGACGCGCCGGTGCTCGTGCTCTCCAATTCACTGGGCACCTGCTCCGACATGTGGGCCCGCCAGATCCCTGAACTGACCAAGCACTTCCGCGTCCTGCGCTACGACACCCGCGGCCACGGCAAGTCCTCCATCCCCGAAGGCGAGTACAGCTTCGAGCAGCTCGGCAACGACGTGGCGGAACTGCTGGCGCACCTGGATATCAAGCGTGCGCACTTCTGCGGCCTGTCGATGGGCGGCCCGACCGGCCTGTGGCTGGCGCTGGCCCGTCCCGAACTGATCGGCAAGCTGGTCCTGTGCAACACCGCCGCGCGCATCGGCTCGGCCGAAGGCTGGAGCACCCGCATCGCCGCCGTGGCGGACCAGACCCTGGAAAAGATGGCGCCCACGCTGGTCGAGCGCTGGCTGACCGACGGCTACCGCGCCGCCGAGCCGGGCCTGACCCAAGTACTGATCGACATGCTGCGCCGCACCCCCGACGCCGGCTATTCGGGCAACTGCGCCGCGCTGCGCGACGCCGACTTCCGCGAACAGGTGTCGTCCATCCAGGCCCCCACGCTGGTCATTGGCGGCACGCACGACCTGGCCGCCACGCCCGCGCAAGGCCGCGAACTGGCCGCCGCGATTCCCGGCGCGCGCTATGTCGAACTGAACACCTCCCACATCTCGAACTGGGAGCAACCGGAAGCCTTCACCCGCGCGGTCGTCGACTTCCTGACGGAGTAA
- a CDS encoding YciI family protein yields the protein MPYIIETFDKPDHQEVRQQHRAAHLQYLDANKQLLLACGAKLQDDGKDAGGGLYIVDLDTREAAQQFIDADPFSLANLFDRVTITRWRKAYLDGACHL from the coding sequence ATGCCCTACATCATCGAAACCTTCGACAAGCCCGACCACCAGGAAGTGCGCCAGCAGCATCGCGCCGCTCACCTGCAATACCTGGACGCCAACAAGCAGCTGCTGCTGGCCTGCGGCGCCAAGCTGCAGGACGACGGCAAGGACGCCGGCGGCGGCCTGTACATCGTTGATCTGGACACGCGCGAAGCCGCGCAGCAGTTCATCGACGCCGACCCGTTCTCGCTGGCCAATCTGTTTGACCGCGTGACCATCACGCGCTGGCGCAAGGCCTATCTCGACGGCGCCTGCCACCTGTAA
- the catC gene encoding muconolactone Delta-isomerase, with product MLFMVQMQVNLPVDMPADRADKLKADEKALAQQLQRDGKWKSLWRVVGRYANVSIFDVESNDELHTLLSSLPLFPYMDIEVTALARHPSAI from the coding sequence ATGTTGTTCATGGTTCAAATGCAAGTCAATCTGCCCGTCGACATGCCCGCCGACCGCGCCGACAAGCTGAAGGCCGACGAAAAGGCCCTGGCGCAGCAACTGCAGCGCGACGGCAAATGGAAGAGCCTGTGGCGCGTCGTCGGCCGCTACGCCAACGTCAGCATCTTCGACGTGGAAAGCAACGACGAACTGCACACGCTGCTGTCGTCCCTGCCGCTGTTCCCCTACATGGATATCGAAGTCACCGCGCTGGCGCGCCACCCCTCGGCGATCTGA
- a CDS encoding 3-oxoacid CoA-transferase subunit B, whose translation MSTKLTRDQIAARVAQDIPEGAYVNLGIGLPTLVANHLPADREVILHTENGMLGMGPAPAKGQEDYDLINAGKQPVTEQPGCSFFHHADSFAMMRGGHLDICVLGAFQVSQQGDLANWHTGAPDAIPAVGGAMDLAIGAKDVFVMMELQTREGQSKLVEACTYPLTGVRCVSRVYTDVAVFDIRADGVTVTDMFGDTTADELLRLTGLPLKFSR comes from the coding sequence ATGAGCACCAAACTGACCCGCGACCAGATCGCCGCCCGCGTCGCGCAGGACATTCCTGAAGGCGCCTACGTCAACCTGGGCATCGGCCTGCCCACCCTCGTCGCCAACCACCTGCCCGCCGACCGCGAGGTCATCCTGCACACCGAAAACGGCATGCTGGGCATGGGCCCGGCTCCGGCCAAGGGCCAGGAAGACTACGACCTGATCAACGCCGGCAAGCAGCCCGTCACCGAACAGCCCGGCTGCTCGTTCTTCCATCACGCCGACTCGTTCGCCATGATGCGCGGCGGCCACCTCGACATCTGCGTGCTGGGCGCCTTCCAGGTCTCGCAGCAAGGCGACCTGGCCAACTGGCACACCGGCGCGCCCGACGCGATCCCCGCCGTGGGCGGCGCGATGGACCTGGCCATCGGCGCGAAGGACGTGTTCGTGATGATGGAACTGCAGACCCGTGAGGGCCAGAGCAAGCTGGTCGAGGCCTGCACCTACCCCTTGACCGGCGTGCGCTGCGTGTCGCGCGTGTACACGGACGTCGCGGTGTTCGACATCCGCGCCGACGGCGTGACGGTCACCGACATGTTCGGCGACACCACCGCCGACGAACTGCTGCGCCTTACCGGCCTGCCGCTGAAGTTTTCCCGCTGA
- a CDS encoding 3-oxoacid CoA-transferase subunit A, with protein sequence MISKLVASAAAALADVPDGATVMIGGFGTAGQPMELIDALLEQGAKDLVIINNNAGNGTTGLAALLGANRVRKIICSFPRQADSQIFDGLYRSGKLELELVPQGNLAERIRAAGAGIGAFFTPTGYGTPLADGKETREINGRQYVLEYPLHADYALIKAERGDRWGNLVYRKTARNFGPIMASAARVAVAQVREVVELGELDPETVVTPGIFVKRVVQIEATPAAKEQQ encoded by the coding sequence ATGATCTCTAAGCTTGTTGCAAGCGCGGCGGCCGCCCTGGCGGACGTACCCGACGGCGCCACCGTCATGATCGGCGGCTTCGGCACCGCCGGCCAGCCCATGGAACTGATCGACGCCCTGCTGGAGCAGGGCGCCAAGGACCTGGTCATCATCAACAACAACGCCGGTAACGGCACCACCGGCCTGGCCGCCCTGCTGGGCGCCAACCGCGTCCGCAAGATCATCTGCTCGTTCCCACGCCAGGCGGACTCGCAGATCTTCGACGGCCTGTACCGCAGCGGCAAGCTGGAGCTGGAACTGGTGCCCCAGGGCAACCTGGCCGAGCGCATCCGCGCCGCCGGCGCCGGCATCGGCGCCTTCTTCACGCCCACCGGCTACGGCACGCCGCTGGCCGACGGCAAGGAAACCCGCGAAATCAACGGCCGCCAGTACGTGCTGGAATATCCGCTGCACGCCGACTACGCGCTCATCAAGGCCGAGCGCGGCGACCGCTGGGGCAACCTGGTCTACCGCAAGACCGCCCGCAACTTCGGTCCCATCATGGCCAGCGCCGCGCGCGTCGCCGTGGCGCAGGTACGCGAAGTGGTGGAACTGGGCGAGCTCGATCCCGAAACCGTCGTCACCCCCGGCATCTTCGTCAAGCGCGTCGTGCAGATCGAAGCCACCCCGGCCGCCAAGGAGCAGCAATGA
- a CDS encoding IclR family transcriptional regulator, whose product MAEHDPQQPSDSYVQSFARGLSVIRAFGPDRSQMTLSEVAAVTGLTRAGARRILLTLEHLGYVTVLDRKFALTPRILELGYAYLSGTPLWNLALPYMEEVAEQTRESCSVSVLEGADIVYILRLSTHKVMTINLAVGSRLPAWVTSMGRVLLAGLPEAELDRVLAMSQIQAYTADTVTDIAEIKRVLAGVRADGYACVAQELEPGLQSVAVPIIDRSGRVIAAMNVSGHANRFSREAMLAAFLPPLRHAADQINHALLRR is encoded by the coding sequence ATGGCCGAGCACGACCCCCAGCAACCCAGCGACAGCTACGTGCAATCCTTTGCCCGCGGCCTGTCCGTGATCCGGGCCTTCGGCCCCGACCGTTCGCAGATGACGCTGTCCGAGGTCGCCGCGGTGACGGGGCTGACCCGCGCCGGCGCGCGCCGCATCCTGCTGACGCTGGAACACCTGGGCTACGTCACGGTGCTGGACCGCAAGTTCGCCCTGACTCCGCGCATCCTGGAGCTGGGCTACGCCTACCTGTCGGGCACGCCGCTGTGGAACCTGGCGCTGCCCTATATGGAAGAAGTGGCCGAGCAGACGCGCGAGTCGTGCTCCGTGTCGGTGCTGGAGGGCGCGGACATCGTCTACATCCTGCGTCTGTCCACCCACAAGGTGATGACGATCAACCTGGCGGTGGGCAGCCGCCTGCCGGCCTGGGTTACGTCGATGGGCCGCGTGCTGCTGGCTGGCCTGCCGGAAGCGGAGCTGGACCGGGTGCTGGCGATGAGCCAGATCCAGGCCTACACCGCGGATACCGTCACCGACATCGCCGAGATCAAGCGCGTGCTGGCTGGCGTGCGCGCCGACGGCTACGCCTGCGTGGCGCAGGAGCTGGAGCCGGGCCTGCAATCCGTGGCCGTGCCCATCATCGACCGCAGCGGCCGGGTGATCGCCGCGATGAACGTCAGCGGGCATGCCAACCGCTTTTCGCGCGAGGCCATGCTGGCGGCATTCCTGCCGCCCTTGCGCCACGCCGCCGACCAGATCAACCACGCGCTGCTGCGCCGCTAG
- a CDS encoding SDR family NAD(P)-dependent oxidoreductase has translation MSKPTAYLVTGGSAGIGAAIIRMLLDAGHQVVNIDYKLPENPPAGLVSYQADLTDEARTKEVAREVTGAYNIVGLVNNAGATRPGTADTATLADLDYVVNLHLRTALILVQAALPAMREAGFGRIVNMSSRAALGKPDRVVYSATKAGLVGLTRTLAMELGGDGITVNAIGPGPIATDLFTKSNPAGAPQTERIINSIVVKRLGTPEDVARAAMFFLSPDNGFVTGQMLYVCGGTTLGVAPI, from the coding sequence ATGAGCAAACCGACCGCATATCTCGTCACCGGCGGCAGCGCCGGGATCGGCGCCGCCATCATCCGCATGCTGCTGGATGCGGGCCATCAAGTGGTCAACATCGACTACAAGCTGCCCGAGAATCCGCCGGCGGGACTGGTCTCGTATCAGGCCGATCTGACCGACGAAGCACGCACCAAGGAAGTCGCCCGCGAAGTGACCGGCGCCTACAACATCGTGGGCCTCGTGAACAACGCGGGCGCCACCCGCCCGGGCACGGCCGACACGGCCACGCTGGCGGACCTGGACTACGTGGTGAACCTGCATCTGCGCACCGCGCTGATCCTGGTGCAGGCGGCGCTGCCGGCCATGCGCGAAGCGGGCTTCGGCCGCATCGTCAACATGTCGTCGCGCGCCGCGCTGGGCAAGCCGGACCGTGTGGTCTATTCGGCCACCAAGGCCGGCCTGGTGGGCCTGACCCGCACCCTGGCCATGGAGCTGGGCGGCGACGGCATCACCGTCAACGCCATCGGCCCCGGCCCGATCGCCACCGACCTCTTCACCAAGAGCAATCCGGCGGGCGCTCCGCAGACCGAACGCATCATCAACAGCATTGTCGTCAAGCGCCTGGGCACGCCCGAGGACGTGGCGCGCGCCGCCATGTTCTTCCTGTCGCCCGACAACGGCTTCGTCACCGGCCAGATGCTGTATGTCTGCGGCGGCACGACGCTGGGCGTCGCCCCCATCTGA
- a CDS encoding short-chain fatty acid transporter: protein MNKLASFFTELMRKYLPDPFVFAIALTLLTVLLAMGIEGQSIGDVTRAWGKGFWGLLAFTTQMAVILAMGYVLATAPLTDRLLNRIVSHVHKPHTAIIVATLVGGVGSYLNWGFGLVIGGIVAKKLALKVKGVHYPLIIAAAYSGFTMYGLGLSASIPVLVATPGHPTAKQMGTIPLSETIFSIPMLLTSLVIIVTLPLLNAWLHPKNGEKIVEVDPAIDRDANASNAGEDMLEKGTIASKLNNSRLLSLLIGALGVAYVVFHFVDGGSLDLNLINFIILFLGIILLGTPAAYVAKLTEGIKTISGIILQYPFYSGIMAIMAASGLVTTISKVFVDVATPETLPFWGLISSFVINFFAPSAGGHWVIQGPFMIDAAKEIGSALNQTTMAVMLGNAWNDLVQPFWILPALALSKLKLRDVMGYTVIMMLWVGVIHITAVLAWGYLTH from the coding sequence ATGAATAAATTAGCTTCATTCTTTACCGAGCTGATGCGCAAGTATCTGCCCGATCCCTTCGTCTTCGCGATCGCGCTCACCTTGCTCACCGTGCTGCTGGCCATGGGCATCGAAGGCCAGAGCATCGGCGACGTCACCCGCGCCTGGGGCAAGGGCTTCTGGGGCCTCCTGGCCTTCACCACCCAGATGGCCGTGATCCTGGCGATGGGCTACGTGCTGGCCACCGCGCCGCTCACCGACCGCCTGCTCAACCGCATCGTCAGCCACGTCCACAAGCCGCACACCGCCATCATCGTGGCGACGCTCGTCGGCGGCGTGGGCAGCTACCTGAACTGGGGCTTCGGCCTCGTCATCGGCGGCATCGTCGCCAAGAAGCTGGCCCTCAAGGTCAAGGGCGTGCACTACCCCCTGATCATCGCCGCGGCCTATAGCGGCTTCACCATGTACGGCCTGGGCCTGTCGGCCAGCATCCCCGTGCTGGTGGCCACCCCCGGCCACCCGACAGCCAAGCAGATGGGCACCATCCCGCTGTCGGAAACCATCTTCTCGATCCCCATGCTGCTCACCAGCCTGGTCATCATCGTCACGCTGCCGCTGCTCAACGCCTGGCTGCACCCGAAGAACGGCGAGAAGATCGTCGAAGTGGACCCGGCCATCGACCGCGACGCCAATGCGTCCAACGCCGGCGAAGACATGCTGGAAAAGGGCACCATCGCCTCCAAGCTGAACAACAGCCGCCTCCTGAGCCTGCTCATCGGCGCGCTGGGCGTGGCCTACGTCGTCTTCCACTTCGTGGACGGCGGTTCGCTGGACCTGAACCTGATCAACTTCATCATCCTGTTCCTCGGCATCATCCTGCTGGGCACGCCGGCCGCCTACGTGGCCAAGCTGACCGAAGGCATCAAGACGATCTCCGGGATCATCCTCCAGTACCCGTTCTACTCCGGCATCATGGCCATCATGGCCGCCTCCGGCCTGGTCACGACGATCTCGAAAGTGTTCGTCGACGTCGCCACGCCTGAAACCCTGCCGTTCTGGGGCCTGATCAGCTCGTTCGTCATCAACTTCTTCGCGCCGTCCGCCGGCGGCCACTGGGTCATCCAGGGTCCGTTCATGATCGACGCCGCCAAGGAAATCGGCAGCGCCCTGAACCAGACCACGATGGCCGTCATGCTGGGCAACGCCTGGAACGACCTGGTGCAGCCCTTCTGGATCCTGCCGGCGCTGGCCCTGTCCAAGCTGAAGCTGCGCGACGTGATGGGCTACACCGTCATCATGATGCTGTGGGTCGGCGTGATCCACATCACCGCGGTATTGGCTTGGGGCTACCTGACCCATTGA
- a CDS encoding 3-hydroxyacyl-CoA dehydrogenase family protein: protein MDTPLKNLAIIGAGAMGSGIAALFASKGLNVVLIDPMEGALERALKTIDRQLNVYAPGNVQEAIQRIRLEPGLEAAATSDLVIEAVPENLDLKRGIFAKLDSLCPAHTLFATNTSGLSINAIASAVLRRDRFVGTHFFTPADVIPLVEVVRNDDTSEDTVAQVMATLRFAGKRPVLVRQDIPGFIANRIQHALAREAISLLEKGVASAEDIDEVVKWSLGIRLALSGPLEQRDMNGIDVHYAIASYLYKDLENRTEPSDLLKSKVESGQIGAKSGQGFYTWSPERRERVLREKSAALGELAAWLNGKAGDS, encoded by the coding sequence ATGGACACTCCCCTCAAGAATCTCGCCATCATCGGCGCAGGCGCCATGGGCAGCGGCATCGCCGCGCTATTCGCCTCGAAAGGACTCAACGTCGTCCTGATCGACCCGATGGAAGGCGCCCTTGAGCGAGCCTTGAAGACCATCGACCGCCAGTTGAACGTCTACGCCCCCGGCAACGTCCAGGAAGCAATACAGCGCATCCGCCTGGAGCCCGGCCTCGAAGCCGCCGCCACCAGCGACCTGGTCATCGAAGCCGTCCCGGAAAACCTGGACCTCAAGCGCGGCATCTTCGCCAAACTCGACTCCCTGTGCCCCGCGCACACCCTCTTCGCCACCAACACCTCCGGCCTGTCCATCAACGCCATCGCCAGCGCTGTTTTGCGCCGCGACCGCTTCGTGGGCACCCACTTCTTCACCCCCGCCGACGTCATCCCCCTGGTCGAAGTCGTCCGCAACGACGACACCTCCGAAGACACGGTCGCCCAGGTCATGGCCACCTTGCGCTTTGCCGGCAAGCGGCCCGTCCTCGTGCGCCAGGACATCCCCGGCTTCATCGCCAACCGCATCCAGCATGCGCTTGCCCGCGAAGCCATCTCGCTCCTGGAAAAGGGCGTCGCCAGCGCCGAAGACATCGACGAAGTCGTCAAGTGGAGCCTGGGCATCCGCCTCGCCCTGTCCGGCCCGCTGGAACAGCGCGACATGAACGGCATCGACGTGCACTACGCGATCGCCAGCTACCTCTACAAAGACCTCGAAAACCGCACCGAACCGTCCGACCTGCTGAAAAGCAAAGTCGAAAGCGGCCAGATCGGCGCCAAGAGCGGCCAGGGCTTCTACACCTGGAGCCCCGAACGCCGCGAACGCGTACTGCGGGAAAAAAGCGCCGCGCTGGGCGAACTTGCCGCCTGGCTGAACGGCAAAGCCGGCGACTCCTGA